TGAAAGCCCATTGACTGCGTGGGTGCTATAAGTGACCGTACAAATACGATAGCCCACGTAAAGATCGGGGTGATGGTCTTCATAGTGTGAAATCCAAGCCAGAGCATTAACAAAGGCCATCACCTCATAGTAATTTTTGAAGTTATAGGTTTTGGTGATTTTGCCGTCGCTCAGTTGCCACCCTGGAATTTTTTCCAAATAGCTTTGAACGGCTTGTTGGGATAAGGCCATGCCTAGCTGGTCGCAAGGCTTACAATGTTTTTGCGCGAGTTCCATAGCGTTGAACCTCCAATAATGAAACATAATACACACTAAAAAGTTGACCTCATCTTATTTTTTCATTTTAATGATTGCAATAGGCACAACTGCTCTTTAGAAAGTTCCGAAACCAATGGAGCGTTATGGATACTCAATCTATTTTAAACAAAGTTGAACAAGGTCGTCCCGAAGTGGGGTGGGCTATTTTCAGTTTTCATTCGGGGCCTTGTTTGGTTTCTTTGTTGGGTAATGCCCTGTTAACCTTGGTTATGCTGGGGTTTGCGGCGGTGATGGGTTATTTCTTATTAACAGGGCAGGCCTATGCTCAATATGGGGATCAAGCCAATGTCATGTTGTTTGGTGGAGTGGTTCTTGGGTTTTTTGGGATTTATTTTCTCTGGAAAATTTTAAAACTCACCCGTATTTTTTTAGCCGGAAAAAGTAATTGCCTTGTTTTAACTGATCAAGGAATAATTAAACGTTTGGCTGGTAAGGTTGAAAGTTATCAATATTCCCACATTGAAAATCTAATTTTAAATACCATCACGGGTAGGTCGGTTACCCCCAAGCGCGAAATTAATTTTTGGGACAATCAAGCCAATCGCCAAGTGCAACTAGTCGACGCCAATTATTTTGGCAATCCACAACAAATCTTTCAAATCCTTCGGGGCAAATTAAATTAGGAGGTTCGTTTATGGCACCTTGGGGCTATATTGCTTTATTTATTTTATTTCTCGTAGCGATGAAGTTTTTAATTCCTATCCTTAATAAAGGCATGGGCGCCGTTTACAAAACCATGGGTTATGATCCCAAAAAAATTGAAGAAGAAAATAATCGGCAGTGGAAGGCTATTGCAGATTATTTGGGGCTACAATTTACTGCCGTGGCCAAACCTGAAGATAAAAAGGTGTGGCAGGGTGGTGGGGTGATGTTGAAAGGCCCCTATCGTGGCAAGCAAGTCGAGATGCACTTTTTATCTGAGACTCGCGAATATGCCTCGGGCCTGACCACGGGGTTTACTTGGAAAAATGATCGTCGTGTTATGGTGGCAACCGGCAAACCAGATCAATGGCGTGTCGAGCCTAAATCAAATGCTGTGATTGGGCTACAAACGGGCATTGCAGAATTTGACAAGGCTTTGAGCTTTCAAGGTAAGACCTTGAGTTTGACCCAAGATCAAATCAAAAAGTTGGCGCAATATGGTTGGATGAATCTGGCAATGAAAGACGGTTGGTTAATTTTTAATGATGATTACATGGAACATGTTCAAGCAACCAAAGGTTCTATGGCTATGATCAGTGTGGTTCACCCCATCTGGGGAACTTCGGCCAAACAAGTTCAAGTTGCTCCAGAACGGGTCAAGGCATTATTGGACTTGCTCGTTGATATTGCCAGCTGACAGCATTACGTCATCCCGGCCTTGAGCCGGGATCCATGATGACAAGAATCTTCCTTTTTATTCTTTGATCTCAATATACGAATATTTGGCTTTTTCTTTATTATAATACGCTTGAACTAGGTCGCTATTAATATCCATTCCACCATCTTTACCTAAGATAAACAAATCAAACCCAAAATCATCGGTGCTGGGCAAGTTCTTCAAGGCTTCAGCTAAGTTCACCACCAAGCTTCCTTCTGAAGCGGTGATGCTGATCATCCGATCGTTGAGCGATTGTTGTAATTCTAAAAGAACACTGATGACGCGGAAAGATTTTGCTTGAACCTCCGAGACAGGGGTTTCTTTATTGGGAGCGGGTAAAAGGGAATTAAAATCTTGTGCCCAAAAGCTTGGCGAATACACCTGAATCGAGGCATGGATGGCAGCAGATAAGCTTGCGCTTACCAGCGGAATGACCTCGCTCGCATCTTTGCTACCCCGCAAACTAAAGGCCTTGGGGGCTTGGTTCAATTCTTTAACTAGCAATTTGTCGTCGGTGAATGCTTCGGCTGATTTGATACCAGAATGATAATGCGTTGCCAGATTTCCAGTGGTGATCACGCTCGTTAAATAAAAATCTAATAACGAGGCAAGTGGAGCATTGAATACATGCTGCTTGTCGTCCATTTCAGGGTTGGGAAAATTCAGAGGGATCTCCATGTGAGGATCATGAGCCATGGCCTTGGCGAACACGTGAAAATCAGGCCCAACTCGATTTAAGAAATTTTTGACGCGATCGATGATTTGATCGACACTATGCCCATGCAATTCATGGGCCTTTGCAAAAATATAAAGGTTTGAAACATCTGGAGGGAGAGGGTTCACATCTTTAATTGCCGTCTTGTAATTACTTTCTATAGCTTTTGCGAATT
The genomic region above belongs to Deltaproteobacteria bacterium and contains:
- a CDS encoding 4a-hydroxytetrahydrobiopterin dehydratase, with amino-acid sequence MELAQKHCKPCDQLGMALSQQAVQSYLEKIPGWQLSDGKITKTYNFKNYYEVMAFVNALAWISHYEDHHPDLYVGYRICTVTYSTHAVNGLSENDFICAAKVDAL